One stretch of Natronolimnobius baerhuensis DNA includes these proteins:
- a CDS encoding four-helix bundle copper-binding protein, with protein MALQQLEHADDQMQECIDNCLEAAQVCEWCADACAGEGEEMARCIRLCRDVADIASLHARFMARNSGYHAELGELCADLCEACAEECSQHDHDHCQACAEVLPECVNSCREMTAS; from the coding sequence ATGGCACTGCAACAACTCGAGCACGCAGACGACCAGATGCAAGAGTGTATCGACAACTGTCTCGAGGCCGCACAGGTCTGTGAGTGGTGCGCTGATGCCTGTGCGGGCGAGGGCGAAGAGATGGCCCGCTGTATCCGACTCTGTCGGGACGTCGCGGATATCGCGTCGCTGCACGCACGGTTCATGGCCCGAAACTCGGGGTATCACGCGGAACTGGGCGAACTCTGTGCGGATCTCTGCGAGGCGTGTGCTGAGGAGTGCAGCCAGCACGATCACGACCACTGTCAGGCCTGTGCGGAAGTGCTGCCGGAGTGCGTCAACAGTTGTCGCGAGATGACCGCGAGTTGA
- a CDS encoding alpha/beta hydrolase, with protein MSDTRRLESVSGPHRGQPMVTAGAPAMAADAALVLCHGRGATAQGVVNLFSPTHRHGVTVLAPNAERSRWYPRRATAARAENEPWLTSSVECVGAALEAARAVDVPPERTVIGGFSQGACVAAEFLRRNPRRYGGLCCLSGVLPGSSDDDWKIAGALEGTPVLLGYGEDDPHVSSKRVVRTARTFADAGANVDERAYPGVGHEVTDNEFDAVRAMLEALLADDT; from the coding sequence ATGAGCGATACTCGCCGCCTCGAGTCCGTTTCCGGCCCCCACCGCGGCCAGCCGATGGTGACGGCGGGTGCGCCCGCGATGGCCGCCGACGCCGCGCTCGTGCTCTGTCACGGCCGCGGCGCAACTGCACAGGGTGTCGTCAACCTCTTTTCACCGACCCATCGCCACGGCGTGACCGTCCTCGCGCCAAACGCCGAGCGCAGTCGCTGGTATCCTCGCCGTGCAACCGCAGCGCGAGCCGAGAACGAACCCTGGCTCACCTCGAGCGTCGAGTGCGTCGGCGCAGCACTCGAGGCCGCGCGAGCGGTCGATGTGCCCCCGGAACGAACCGTCATCGGTGGCTTCTCGCAGGGTGCCTGTGTCGCCGCGGAGTTCCTCCGCCGAAATCCACGGCGCTACGGCGGTCTGTGCTGTCTTTCGGGTGTGCTCCCTGGCTCGAGCGATGACGACTGGAAAATTGCAGGCGCGCTCGAGGGAACGCCAGTACTGCTCGGCTACGGCGAGGACGACCCACACGTCAGTTCCAAGCGAGTCGTACGGACTGCCCGCACGTTCGCGGATGCAGGTGCCAACGTCGACGAGCGAGCCTATCCCGGCGTCGGCCACGAAGTCACCGACAACGAGTTCGACGCCGTCCGGGCGATGCTCGAGGCGCTGCTCGCAGACGACACCTGA
- a CDS encoding nucleoside 2-deoxyribosyltransferase: protein MDIFFSGSIRGGRDDVDLYAALIDCLETHGTVLTEHVGTENVEAVEQEQGLTDGDIHDQDVTWLEQADVVVAEVTTPSLGVGYELGRAVAWEKPVHCLYRPDSTHDLSAMIRGNDAVTITEYDDLEEAEAALEDFLERNR, encoded by the coding sequence ATGGATATTTTCTTCAGCGGTTCGATCCGCGGCGGTCGCGACGATGTCGACCTGTACGCAGCCCTCATCGACTGTCTCGAGACTCATGGCACCGTCCTCACTGAACACGTTGGAACTGAAAATGTCGAAGCAGTCGAACAGGAACAGGGACTCACCGACGGCGATATTCACGACCAGGACGTGACCTGGCTCGAGCAGGCTGACGTCGTCGTCGCCGAGGTGACGACGCCGAGTCTCGGCGTCGGCTACGAACTCGGTCGTGCGGTTGCCTGGGAGAAGCCCGTTCACTGCCTGTATCGCCCGGACTCGACGCACGACCTCTCGGCGATGATCCGGGGCAACGACGCCGTGACGATCACCGAATACGACGACCTCGAGGAGGCCGAAGCTGCGCTCGAGGACTTTCTCGAGCGCAACCGCTGA
- a CDS encoding TIGR00341 family protein produces the protein MRLVQLTVPTGKQETILEALDDREIDYVLTDENSNREYAGVVYFPLPAPAVEPVLDELQDAGVNEDAYTVVVDAETVVSRRFEALRDEYENGDVDSDRISRQELQAEAQSLTPTFAVYAIMTIISAVVATAGLFLDSPAVVVGSMVIAPLIGPALGLCVGSVIDDEELFRESLLYQILGVLLAISAAAIFAWLVRITNIVPPGLEIGSVDEISERLAPDLLSLAIALGAGVAGIISIATGTSVALVGVMIAAALIPPAAAAGIAIAWGQPSAAIGSTVLVLVNVLSVNLAGLLTLWYTGYRPENLFSIGQTEQRVRRRVIGLAGIVLIFALFLGAITYTSFVAASFEENAREEVEMILSEEEFAEYQLLEFEVVMDDDYPFVGPERVVVTIGGPAGESPPELADQIHEHINRHSDETVAVEIRYFETVER, from the coding sequence GTGCGGCTCGTACAGCTGACGGTTCCGACGGGAAAGCAGGAGACGATCCTCGAGGCGTTAGACGACCGAGAGATCGATTACGTGTTGACTGACGAGAACAGCAATCGCGAGTACGCGGGCGTCGTGTACTTTCCGTTACCTGCACCCGCTGTCGAACCCGTCCTTGACGAGCTACAGGACGCTGGCGTCAACGAGGATGCATACACGGTCGTCGTCGACGCTGAAACGGTCGTGTCACGACGGTTCGAAGCCCTCCGAGACGAGTACGAAAATGGTGACGTCGATTCCGACCGCATTTCGCGTCAGGAACTACAGGCCGAAGCCCAGTCGCTGACGCCGACGTTTGCCGTCTATGCGATCATGACGATCATCAGCGCCGTCGTCGCAACCGCGGGGTTGTTCCTCGACTCGCCGGCCGTCGTCGTCGGCTCGATGGTGATCGCGCCGCTGATCGGGCCAGCACTCGGTCTCTGTGTCGGCTCGGTCATCGACGACGAAGAGCTGTTTCGTGAAAGCCTTCTGTATCAGATTCTCGGCGTTCTCCTCGCGATCAGCGCCGCGGCCATCTTCGCCTGGCTGGTTCGGATAACCAACATCGTTCCGCCCGGCCTCGAGATCGGGTCCGTCGACGAGATTTCGGAACGACTCGCGCCGGATCTACTCTCGCTGGCGATTGCGCTCGGAGCCGGCGTCGCGGGGATTATCAGCATCGCAACGGGTACCTCCGTCGCGCTGGTCGGCGTAATGATCGCTGCCGCGTTGATTCCGCCCGCTGCGGCGGCTGGCATCGCAATTGCGTGGGGCCAGCCGTCGGCTGCAATCGGCTCGACGGTTCTCGTGCTGGTAAACGTCCTCTCGGTGAACCTCGCCGGCTTGCTCACCCTCTGGTACACCGGCTACCGACCCGAGAACTTGTTTTCAATCGGTCAGACCGAACAGCGGGTCCGCCGCCGTGTGATCGGGCTTGCCGGCATCGTGCTCATCTTCGCGCTTTTTCTCGGCGCGATTACCTACACCTCGTTCGTCGCCGCGTCGTTCGAAGAAAACGCCCGCGAGGAAGTCGAGATGATCCTCTCCGAAGAAGAGTTTGCCGAGTACCAACTCCTCGAGTTCGAGGTCGTCATGGATGACGACTACCCCTTCGTTGGCCCGGAGCGCGTCGTCGTGACGATTGGCGGCCCAGCAGGTGAGTCACCGCCGGAACTCGCGGATCAAATCCACGAGCACATCAATCGCCATAGCGACGAGACTGTCGCTGTCGAAATTCGCTATTTCGAAACGGTCGAGCGCTGA
- a CDS encoding VOC family protein, with protein MVSETSGIHHVTGIVGDAQEAIEFYTGVLGLRLVTQTVNFEDILQHHLYFGDAAGTPGTVLTVFPDPYGDDGRVGRPQVESVSFLISEDSLPYWQNRLEDHDIELERRERFGDTVVQFQDPVGTHLELVARPATEIDASALESWEYSPVPLEHALRGIDGVTTLSVNPYATASLLETLGFEYVAEQGERVRYEAPGRRATRVDILTRDGPYGREGQGTHHHVAVRVEHEDELHEWRDLFDDRGYDVSRVKDRHVFHSLYVREPGGVLVELATETGGVALDDGDRAAEPSIELVLPEWFEQDRDLIESQLPKLHLPETISK; from the coding sequence ATGGTCTCAGAGACGTCCGGGATTCACCACGTGACGGGCATCGTCGGTGACGCGCAGGAAGCGATTGAGTTCTACACCGGCGTGCTCGGACTGCGCCTCGTCACGCAGACGGTGAACTTCGAGGACATCCTCCAGCATCACCTCTACTTCGGCGACGCGGCCGGAACGCCGGGAACGGTCCTGACCGTCTTTCCCGACCCCTACGGCGACGACGGCCGCGTTGGTCGACCACAAGTCGAATCAGTCTCGTTTCTGATCTCCGAGGATAGCCTCCCCTACTGGCAGAACAGACTCGAGGACCACGACATCGAACTCGAGCGACGTGAACGCTTCGGCGACACCGTCGTGCAGTTTCAGGATCCGGTCGGTACTCACCTCGAGTTGGTCGCCCGACCGGCCACAGAAATCGATGCGAGTGCCCTCGAGTCGTGGGAATACAGCCCAGTCCCCCTCGAGCACGCACTCCGTGGTATCGACGGCGTCACGACACTCTCGGTCAATCCCTACGCGACGGCGAGCCTGCTCGAGACGCTCGGATTCGAGTACGTCGCCGAACAGGGCGAGCGCGTCCGGTACGAAGCCCCAGGGCGGCGAGCGACGCGAGTGGATATCCTGACTCGAGACGGTCCCTACGGCCGCGAAGGGCAGGGAACACACCACCACGTCGCCGTCCGCGTCGAACACGAAGACGAGTTACACGAGTGGCGCGACCTGTTCGACGACCGCGGCTACGACGTCTCACGCGTCAAGGATCGCCACGTCTTTCACTCGCTGTACGTCCGCGAGCCGGGTGGCGTGCTCGTCGAGTTGGCGACCGAGACGGGTGGCGTTGCCCTCGACGACGGCGACCGGGCAGCCGAACCCAGCATCGAACTCGTACTTCCTGAGTGGTTCGAACAGGACCGAGATCTGATCGAGAGTCAGTTGCCAAAACTACACCTTCCGGAGACGATATCGAAGTGA
- a CDS encoding VOC family protein produces MTDAESDADDEAPNGSADHLESTAPDRARLVGTNHVALEVGDIDEALAFYDSLFAFDLRGRGDTKAFIDMGDQFIALAETDAADKATDDARHFGLVVDDAAAVERRLKDLEIDQLDAPGLEFHDPWGNRVQVVDYEEIQFTKTDHVLEGMGLTDLEKTDEALEELREKGLAPDSSGE; encoded by the coding sequence GTGACTGACGCTGAGTCCGATGCTGACGACGAGGCTCCCAACGGTTCTGCAGACCACCTCGAGAGCACAGCGCCCGACCGCGCGCGTCTCGTTGGGACCAACCACGTCGCACTCGAGGTCGGCGACATCGACGAGGCGCTCGCGTTTTACGACTCGCTATTCGCCTTCGACCTCCGGGGCCGCGGTGACACGAAGGCCTTCATCGACATGGGCGATCAGTTTATCGCGCTCGCAGAGACTGACGCAGCGGACAAGGCGACCGACGACGCCCGTCATTTCGGGCTGGTCGTCGACGACGCGGCTGCCGTCGAGCGCCGACTCAAAGACCTCGAGATCGACCAACTCGACGCTCCTGGCCTCGAGTTTCACGATCCGTGGGGAAACCGGGTACAGGTCGTCGACTACGAGGAGATCCAGTTTACGAAGACAGACCACGTACTCGAGGGAATGGGTCTTACAGACCTCGAGAAGACGGACGAGGCACTCGAGGAGCTACGTGAAAAGGGGCTCGCACCGGACTCGAGCGGTGAGTGA
- a CDS encoding bifunctional nuclease family protein, whose product MQASIDAVRVAGTQQGPIPVVVLTIEGEDDVVPIFIGFSEATSIARGLEAEDIGRPMTHDLLLDVVEELGGRIDRVVVSEIDGSGVGEGGTYIADLHVETPRGETVIDARPSDSLALAARTNVEIDVTEAVFESSRDDSAKFAELEDIRNVPGDL is encoded by the coding sequence ATGCAGGCATCTATCGACGCGGTTCGCGTCGCCGGGACCCAGCAGGGACCGATACCGGTCGTGGTCCTCACAATTGAGGGCGAAGACGATGTCGTCCCCATTTTCATCGGCTTCAGCGAGGCGACGAGCATCGCCCGCGGCCTCGAGGCCGAAGATATCGGCCGGCCGATGACACACGACCTGCTGTTGGACGTCGTCGAAGAACTCGGCGGGCGGATCGACCGCGTCGTCGTCAGTGAAATCGACGGCAGCGGCGTTGGCGAGGGTGGCACCTACATCGCTGATCTCCACGTCGAGACGCCACGCGGGGAGACCGTGATTGACGCCCGCCCGAGCGATTCACTCGCGCTCGCGGCACGGACGAACGTCGAAATCGACGTCACAGAGGCAGTCTTCGAAAGTAGTCGAGACGACAGCGCAAAGTTCGCGGAACTCGAAGATATCCGCAACGTACCCGGTGACCTATAG
- a CDS encoding replication factor A (Replication protein A protects and stabilize the intermediate ssDNA that is generated by the unwinding action of a DNA helicase at the replication fork. In addition, SSBs prevent the formation of secondary structures by single-stranded template DNA.) yields MSDVRQHADDIHDQFSDHIDVSVDDIAERLTTLVDEYKVPMDEARRSVTNHYLEEAGLEREDISSGSSEAVNIEDVDEPEEWIDLTAKVIELWDPRSDSVAQVGLLGDPTGTIKFTKWAKSDLPALEEGGVYDLQNIVTDEYQGRYSVKLNSTTIVEERDEEIEVGDDTSVVEGALVDMQRGSGLIKRCPHEDCTRVLQNGRCNEHGEVEGEFDLRIKAVVDDGIDAHEVIFNKEATEDLTGLSLEEAKDMAMDALDTTIVADEIADDIVGTYYRIEGPTFGRYVLADEVEELEGPADAEQLLIKARSM; encoded by the coding sequence ATGAGCGACGTACGACAGCATGCGGACGACATACACGACCAGTTTTCGGACCACATAGACGTTAGCGTCGACGACATCGCAGAGCGACTCACGACGCTCGTCGACGAGTACAAAGTACCCATGGACGAGGCACGACGAAGCGTCACCAACCACTACTTAGAGGAGGCCGGTCTCGAGCGCGAGGATATCTCGAGTGGCTCGAGCGAGGCCGTCAACATCGAAGACGTTGACGAACCCGAGGAGTGGATCGACCTCACCGCGAAAGTGATCGAGCTGTGGGACCCACGCAGCGACTCCGTCGCACAGGTCGGCCTGCTGGGCGACCCGACGGGAACGATCAAGTTCACCAAGTGGGCCAAATCCGACCTGCCCGCGCTCGAGGAAGGCGGTGTCTACGACCTTCAAAACATCGTCACTGACGAGTATCAGGGCCGGTACTCGGTCAAACTCAACTCGACGACCATCGTCGAAGAGCGTGACGAAGAGATCGAAGTCGGCGACGACACCAGCGTCGTCGAAGGCGCGCTCGTCGACATGCAACGCGGGAGTGGCCTGATCAAGCGGTGCCCGCACGAGGACTGTACCCGCGTTCTCCAGAACGGTCGCTGTAACGAACACGGCGAGGTCGAAGGCGAGTTCGACCTCCGCATCAAGGCCGTCGTCGACGACGGCATCGACGCCCACGAGGTCATCTTCAACAAGGAAGCCACCGAGGACCTGACGGGACTCAGCCTCGAGGAGGCCAAGGACATGGCGATGGACGCCTTAGACACGACCATTGTTGCCGACGAGATCGCAGACGACATCGTCGGCACCTACTACCGAATCGAGGGGCCGACCTTCGGCCGGTACGTCTTGGCTGACGAGGTCGAGGAACTCGAGGGGCCAGCGGATGCAGAACAGTTGCTGATCAAAGCGAGGTCGATGTAA
- a CDS encoding thioredoxin family protein, whose amino-acid sequence MTVTLKDFYADWCGPCKTQDPILEDLEDDWDGRFEVEKVNVDEQQDLANEYQVRSLPTLIIENDDGIVERFVGVTQREDLEDALETAGA is encoded by the coding sequence ATGACTGTTACGCTTAAGGATTTCTACGCGGACTGGTGTGGCCCCTGCAAGACGCAGGATCCCATCCTCGAGGACCTCGAGGACGATTGGGATGGCCGCTTCGAAGTCGAGAAAGTAAACGTCGACGAACAGCAGGATCTGGCAAACGAATATCAGGTCCGTTCGCTGCCAACGCTGATTATCGAAAACGACGACGGCATCGTCGAGCGATTCGTCGGTGTCACTCAGCGCGAAGACTTAGAAGACGCCCTCGAGACGGCTGGCGCGTAA
- a CDS encoding DUF5518 domain-containing protein: MTNWRAVIIGFLVATVVGVLGVAVPGIGQLAAGLFGGFVAGYIAGGGLLRGFWHGLLAGALGGIVAGLAIAFIVGIVGWAGGPLGGALSGIAGIGIFAVVVLVSFVMALESAIAGAIGGVLNANPESSRSQTHTRY, from the coding sequence ATGACCAACTGGCGGGCCGTCATTATTGGCTTTCTCGTCGCAACCGTTGTCGGCGTGCTCGGCGTCGCCGTCCCCGGAATCGGACAACTCGCCGCCGGACTATTCGGTGGCTTTGTCGCTGGCTACATCGCCGGTGGCGGACTCCTGCGGGGCTTCTGGCACGGCCTGCTCGCCGGCGCGCTCGGTGGGATCGTCGCCGGACTCGCAATCGCGTTCATCGTTGGCATCGTCGGCTGGGCTGGCGGCCCACTCGGTGGCGCGCTTTCGGGCATCGCCGGCATTGGCATCTTTGCCGTCGTGGTGCTCGTTTCATTCGTCATGGCACTCGAGAGCGCGATTGCAGGAGCTATCGGCGGCGTGCTCAACGCCAACCCGGAGTCGTCTCGCTCACAAACCCATACTCGCTACTGA
- a CDS encoding NOG1 family protein has translation MIFEDLPTTPTSEELIDKAFSRAARSGNAKRGLEAQQSMLQTAANIMSDNLENVVTAWPDFEYEDDVHPFYYELADAIVDVDRLRQSLSEVMWASRKTREIHEEYQPRLRKTDTDTARKHRKQAFARLADIVEQVDDELLYINKSRNDLRDLPEINPDEPTIVVAGYPNVGKSSFVNDVTNARGETASYPFTTKGIGLGHFEHERLRYQIVDTPGLLDRPPAERNEIESQAVSAVEHLADCMLVMVDPSGECGYPLASQLELRDSIAAQFETVPVLTIANKTDRREVWDDQLEDLEADFEMSIETGENVETVLEAAVEAVDYEPELPFDG, from the coding sequence ATGATTTTCGAAGACCTTCCGACGACGCCCACGTCGGAAGAGCTGATTGACAAGGCGTTCTCGCGGGCAGCACGGTCAGGCAACGCAAAACGCGGCCTCGAGGCCCAGCAGTCGATGCTCCAAACCGCGGCAAACATCATGTCGGATAACCTCGAGAACGTGGTCACGGCGTGGCCCGATTTCGAGTACGAAGACGACGTCCATCCGTTCTACTACGAACTGGCCGACGCCATCGTCGACGTCGACCGGCTCCGACAGAGCCTCTCGGAGGTAATGTGGGCCAGCCGGAAAACGCGCGAGATTCACGAGGAGTACCAACCACGTCTCCGGAAAACGGACACCGACACGGCGCGCAAGCACCGCAAGCAGGCCTTCGCGCGACTGGCGGATATCGTCGAGCAGGTCGATGACGAACTACTGTATATCAACAAGTCGCGTAACGACCTGCGCGACCTGCCGGAGATCAACCCCGATGAGCCAACCATCGTCGTCGCCGGCTACCCCAACGTCGGCAAGTCCTCGTTTGTCAACGACGTGACGAACGCCCGCGGCGAGACCGCATCCTATCCCTTCACGACGAAAGGGATCGGCCTCGGTCACTTCGAACACGAACGGCTTCGCTACCAGATCGTCGACACGCCGGGACTGCTCGACCGGCCACCAGCCGAGCGCAACGAGATCGAATCACAGGCCGTCAGCGCCGTCGAACACCTCGCAGACTGCATGCTCGTGATGGTCGATCCGAGCGGCGAGTGTGGCTACCCGCTTGCCTCCCAACTCGAGTTACGCGACTCGATTGCCGCCCAGTTCGAGACCGTCCCCGTACTCACAATCGCGAACAAGACCGACCGCAGAGAGGTCTGGGACGACCAACTCGAGGACCTCGAGGCCGACTTCGAGATGAGTATTGAGACTGGCGAAAACGTCGAGACCGTCCTCGAGGCAGCAGTCGAGGCAGTCGATTACGAGCCGGAATTGCCGTTCGACGGCTAA
- the engB gene encoding GTP-binding protein EngB, with translation MFENRPNREAEVALVGRSNVGKSTLMREITGHSFDTGGKPGVTRNPNHYDWNAEDFVITDLPGFGFMSGVEEDYREEIKTNIVHYLEDYADNILVAILVVDGKSAIDIIDRHSGPDEIPYDVEMFHFLRELDIPTVVAVNKMDKVDDKDERLNELCDRLGLYPPWKQWQEIIAPITAKRGQIDALNEAVRDQLHEQNRDDLYKFF, from the coding sequence ATGTTTGAGAATCGCCCCAATCGCGAGGCCGAGGTCGCACTCGTCGGTCGCTCGAACGTGGGCAAGTCGACGCTCATGCGCGAGATAACCGGCCACAGCTTCGACACCGGCGGCAAGCCCGGTGTGACCCGCAACCCGAACCACTACGACTGGAACGCCGAGGACTTCGTCATCACGGATTTGCCCGGCTTTGGCTTCATGAGCGGCGTCGAAGAAGACTACCGCGAGGAGATCAAGACCAACATCGTCCACTATCTCGAGGACTATGCCGACAACATCCTCGTCGCAATTTTGGTCGTCGATGGCAAGAGCGCCATCGATATCATCGACCGCCACTCGGGGCCGGACGAGATCCCCTACGACGTGGAAATGTTTCACTTCCTGCGGGAGCTGGACATTCCGACCGTCGTCGCCGTCAACAAGATGGATAAGGTCGATGACAAAGACGAGCGGCTGAACGAACTCTGTGATCGACTCGGGCTCTACCCACCCTGGAAGCAGTGGCAAGAAATTATCGCGCCGATCACCGCCAAACGCGGCCAGATCGACGCGCTCAACGAGGCCGTTCGCGACCAGCTCCACGAACAGAATCGGGACGATCTCTACAAGTTCTTCTAA
- a CDS encoding preprotein translocase subunit Sec61beta, whose amino-acid sequence MDRGQNSGGLMSSAGLVRYFDAEDSNAILLNPKTIIASGVLLGILVQLLTWVAVAPIA is encoded by the coding sequence ATGGATAGAGGACAGAACTCTGGCGGCTTGATGTCCAGTGCCGGACTGGTCCGGTACTTCGACGCGGAAGACTCGAATGCGATCTTGCTCAACCCGAAAACGATCATCGCGAGCGGCGTCCTGCTGGGCATTCTCGTCCAGTTGCTGACGTGGGTTGCCGTTGCCCCAATCGCGTAG
- a CDS encoding RPA family protein: MSQAELTREVARRVFASEFNDATYSFKESDDERAPNYALLPTGDRANRVFVVGTLTETEDVGEDSEYWRGRVVDPTGTFFVYAGQYQPEAASALRDTEPPAYVSVVGKPRTYETEDGTVNVSLRPENITVVDDATRDRWVVETAERTLDRIEAFGEWEAEQEAPESGSTAPTNEYAEMVRDRYDSPVENYRRDVIQALEQLETVEDTEAAPQ, translated from the coding sequence ATGTCTCAGGCAGAACTCACCCGCGAAGTCGCCCGCCGCGTCTTCGCCTCCGAATTCAACGACGCGACGTATTCGTTCAAAGAAAGCGACGACGAACGCGCGCCAAACTACGCGCTCTTGCCGACGGGGGACCGCGCAAACCGCGTCTTCGTCGTCGGCACTCTCACGGAAACCGAAGATGTCGGCGAGGACAGCGAGTACTGGCGGGGCCGGGTCGTCGACCCGACAGGGACGTTCTTCGTCTACGCCGGCCAGTACCAGCCCGAAGCCGCCTCGGCACTTCGCGACACGGAGCCGCCAGCGTACGTCTCCGTCGTCGGGAAGCCCCGAACCTACGAGACCGAAGACGGCACGGTCAACGTCTCGTTGCGACCCGAGAACATCACCGTGGTCGACGACGCCACCCGCGACCGCTGGGTCGTCGAAACCGCCGAACGGACGCTCGACCGCATTGAGGCCTTCGGAGAGTGGGAAGCCGAACAGGAAGCACCCGAGAGCGGGTCGACCGCCCCGACCAACGAGTACGCCGAGATGGTCCGTGACCGGTACGACTCACCTGTCGAGAACTACCGCCGCGACGTGATTCAGGCACTCGAGCAACTCGAGACGGTCGAGGATACGGAAGCCGCCCCGCAGTAA
- the pdxT gene encoding pyridoxal 5'-phosphate synthase glutaminase subunit PdxT produces MSLTAGVIAVQGDVSEHAAAIERAARAHGYEITVHEIREAGIVPDCDLLAMPGGESTTISRLIHSDGIAPEIVAHVEADKPLLATCAGLIVASSDAADDRVEELELLDVTVERNAFGRQKDSFEAPLIVDGLAEDDPYPAVFIRAPAIDAVDDSDAEVLATWDDRPVAVKQGPVVATAFHPELTPDDRIHELAFFANDDAVIGDADRAESV; encoded by the coding sequence ATGTCACTGACCGCTGGCGTCATCGCCGTCCAGGGCGATGTCTCCGAACATGCCGCCGCCATCGAGCGGGCGGCCCGCGCACACGGCTACGAGATCACCGTCCACGAAATCCGCGAGGCCGGCATCGTCCCCGACTGCGACCTGCTCGCGATGCCCGGTGGCGAGTCGACCACGATCTCGAGGCTGATTCATAGCGACGGCATTGCCCCCGAAATCGTCGCCCACGTCGAGGCAGACAAGCCGCTGCTTGCGACTTGTGCCGGCCTGATCGTCGCCTCGAGTGATGCGGCCGATGACCGCGTTGAAGAACTCGAGTTACTGGACGTGACCGTTGAGCGCAACGCCTTCGGCCGGCAGAAGGACAGTTTCGAAGCGCCGCTAATCGTGGATGGCCTCGCCGAGGACGACCCCTACCCTGCAGTATTCATCCGTGCACCAGCAATCGACGCCGTCGACGACAGCGACGCCGAGGTCCTCGCGACGTGGGACGACCGCCCGGTTGCGGTCAAACAGGGGCCAGTCGTCGCCACCGCGTTCCACCCGGAACTGACGCCCGACGACCGGATTCACGAACTTGCCTTTTTTGCGAACGACGACGCGGTCATCGGTGATGCAGACCGAGCAGAGAGCGTCTAA
- the hisE gene encoding phosphoribosyl-ATP diphosphatase, producing the protein MDDTLAELFDVIEDRKETLPEDSYTASLFTHEKGENAVLEKLGEESTELVLAAKDDDHDEIAYEAADIVYHMLVLLSMKDMDLEDLEAELEARR; encoded by the coding sequence ATGGATGACACACTCGCCGAGCTATTTGACGTAATCGAAGACCGCAAAGAGACGCTCCCTGAGGACTCCTACACCGCCTCGCTGTTTACCCACGAGAAAGGCGAAAACGCCGTCCTCGAGAAACTCGGCGAGGAATCGACGGAACTCGTACTCGCCGCGAAAGACGACGACCACGACGAAATCGCCTACGAAGCCGCCGATATCGTCTACCACATGCTCGTCTTGCTCTCGATGAAAGACATGGATCTCGAGGACTTGGAGGCCGAACTCGAGGCACGCCGGTAA